The Deinococcus carri genome contains a region encoding:
- the tsaD gene encoding tRNA (adenosine(37)-N6)-threonylcarbamoyltransferase complex transferase subunit TsaD has translation MSSPPPRYLLGIDTSCDDTGVGVVELAPDGAVRVRANRVWSQTVHAQYGGVMPEMASREHVERIDAVLEDALAEAGLTVTDVDVVAATSGPGLVGALLVGLMYGKGLAQALDVPFYASHHLEGHIFAAASEAELQPPYLALVVSGGHTHLFDVPREGEYVLVGATRDDAAGEAFDKIARLAGLGYPGGPAISEAALRGDPDAVPFKEPLQGQKGFDFSFSGLKTAALLAHRAGAKPEDLAAGFERAAVRFLVGTTLRAAQAHGRGTVVVSGGVAANRALREAFAASPVRAVFPGRGLNTDNGAMIALAAAAALRAGREPSPLSEGAVAYAPLANATG, from the coding sequence ATGAGTTCCCCGCCTCCCCGCTATCTCCTCGGCATCGATACCTCCTGCGACGACACCGGCGTGGGCGTGGTCGAACTGGCCCCGGACGGGGCGGTGCGGGTGCGGGCCAACCGGGTCTGGTCGCAGACGGTCCACGCGCAGTACGGCGGCGTGATGCCCGAGATGGCGAGCCGCGAGCATGTCGAGCGCATCGACGCGGTGCTGGAGGACGCGCTGGCCGAGGCGGGCCTCACGGTCACGGACGTGGATGTGGTCGCGGCCACCTCCGGCCCCGGCCTGGTCGGGGCGCTGCTGGTGGGCCTGATGTACGGCAAGGGCCTCGCGCAGGCGCTGGACGTGCCCTTCTACGCCTCCCACCACCTGGAGGGCCACATTTTCGCGGCGGCGAGCGAGGCCGAGCTTCAGCCCCCCTACCTCGCGCTGGTGGTGTCGGGCGGCCACACCCACCTTTTCGACGTGCCGCGGGAGGGCGAGTACGTGCTGGTGGGGGCCACCCGCGACGACGCGGCGGGCGAGGCCTTCGACAAGATCGCGCGCCTGGCGGGTCTGGGCTATCCCGGCGGCCCGGCCATCAGCGAGGCGGCCTTGCGCGGCGACCCCGACGCCGTGCCGTTCAAGGAACCCCTGCAAGGCCAGAAGGGCTTCGACTTCTCCTTCAGCGGCCTGAAAACGGCGGCGCTGCTCGCGCACCGGGCCGGGGCGAAACCGGAGGACCTCGCGGCGGGGTTCGAGCGGGCCGCCGTGCGCTTCCTGGTGGGGACGACACTGCGGGCCGCCCAGGCCCACGGGCGCGGGACGGTGGTGGTGTCGGGCGGCGTGGCGGCTAACCGCGCCCTGCGTGAAGCCTTCGCGGCCAGCCCGGTGCGCGCTGTTTTTCCCGGCAGGGGCCTGAACACCGACAACGGCGCGATGATCGCGCTGGCTGCCGCCGCTGCCCTGCGCGCGGGCCGCGAACCCAGCCCCCTCAGCGAGGGCGCGGTGGCGTATGCACCGCTGGCGAACGCGACCGGCTGA
- a CDS encoding undecaprenyl-diphosphate phosphatase: MDWFYAIIYGIVEGITEFLPISSTGHLIVAGNLMGVPWPKEIKDTFEVVIQGGAILAVLAYYWRDFAQQARVIGRDQPTQRLWLGVVVACIPAVVLGLLFADTIKANLFRPSVVAWALIVGGVLMWLIESRKTTPVVHEIKNIGVGRSFLIGAVQCLAILWPGFSRSASSILGGMLMGLDRPTATKFSFYLGIPTLGGAALIDFIKSRDLLAQIGIVNVVLGAAVSFGVAYLAIGWLLRFVSSNNFKGFAVYRVVVGVLILLLVASGRLTNGGL; encoded by the coding sequence ATGGACTGGTTCTACGCCATCATCTACGGGATCGTCGAGGGCATCACCGAGTTTCTGCCGATCAGTTCGACGGGCCACCTGATCGTCGCCGGGAACCTGATGGGCGTGCCCTGGCCCAAGGAGATCAAGGACACCTTCGAGGTGGTGATTCAGGGCGGCGCGATCCTGGCGGTGCTGGCGTACTACTGGCGCGACTTCGCGCAGCAGGCGCGCGTGATCGGCCGGGACCAGCCCACGCAGCGGCTGTGGCTGGGCGTCGTGGTCGCCTGCATTCCGGCCGTGGTGCTGGGCCTGCTGTTCGCGGACACCATCAAGGCCAACCTGTTCCGGCCCAGTGTGGTGGCCTGGGCGCTGATCGTGGGCGGCGTGCTGATGTGGCTGATCGAGAGCCGCAAGACTACGCCCGTGGTCCACGAGATCAAGAACATCGGTGTGGGCCGCTCCTTTCTGATCGGGGCGGTGCAGTGCCTGGCCATCCTGTGGCCGGGCTTCTCGCGCAGCGCCAGCTCCATCCTGGGCGGCATGCTGATGGGCCTGGACCGGCCCACCGCCACCAAGTTCAGCTTCTACCTGGGGATTCCCACCCTGGGCGGCGCGGCGCTGATCGACTTCATCAAGAGCCGCGACCTGCTCGCCCAGATCGGCATCGTGAACGTGGTGCTGGGGGCGGCCGTGAGCTTCGGGGTCGCCTACCTCGCCATCGGCTGGCTGCTGCGCTTCGTGTCCTCCAACAACTTCAAGGGCTTCGCGGTGTACCGCGTGGTGGTCGGCGTGCTGATTCTGCTGCTGGTGGCGAGCGGCCGGCTGACAAACGGCGGGCTGTAG
- a CDS encoding barstar family protein yields the protein MINVFAEAPQGIQAAPHDPRIIAAGYQVAVREVDLSHVRDKEGLMLAFLRGLALTENFGRNWDALYDVLTDPNARPARFALVLCGYDLFRRRSRQLGAELERLLLDAQRNAAQQGRSLWLLTEEPDTDPRMR from the coding sequence GTGATCAACGTCTTTGCCGAGGCCCCGCAGGGGATTCAGGCCGCCCCCCACGATCCCCGCATCATCGCGGCCGGGTATCAGGTGGCGGTGCGCGAGGTGGACCTTTCGCACGTGCGGGACAAGGAGGGCCTGATGCTGGCCTTTTTGCGCGGCCTGGCCCTGACCGAGAATTTCGGGCGCAACTGGGACGCCCTGTACGACGTGCTGACCGACCCGAATGCCCGCCCGGCCCGCTTCGCGCTGGTGCTATGCGGCTACGACCTCTTCCGCCGCCGCTCCCGGCAACTGGGGGCCGAGCTGGAGCGCCTGCTGCTCGATGCCCAGCGCAACGCCGCCCAGCAGGGCCGCTCGCTGTGGCTGCTCACCGAGGAACCCGACACCGACCCCCGCATGCGGTAG
- a CDS encoding ribonuclease domain-containing protein, translating into MSFRRPPFSLGRLLGTALLAGLLAACDVPSAQTGTTQAGTTGQQTRAEQTRRAPTSTPARIPTRPGRDAVSGLPFVAVGDLPREGQHTLRLIAAGGPFPYRKDGSTFGNREGVLPRRSGGGYREYTVPTPGEGDRGARRIVCAAVTPPDAECYYSADHYTTFRRIRP; encoded by the coding sequence GTGAGCTTTCGCCGTCCACCTTTCTCCCTGGGCCGTCTGCTGGGCACCGCGCTGCTGGCCGGGCTGCTCGCCGCCTGTGATGTTCCCAGCGCCCAGACGGGCACAACACAGGCGGGGACGACGGGACAGCAGACGCGGGCGGAGCAGACGCGCCGTGCGCCGACTTCCACCCCGGCCCGCATCCCCACCCGACCTGGGCGCGATGCGGTCAGCGGTCTGCCCTTCGTCGCCGTGGGCGACCTCCCGCGTGAGGGACAGCACACGCTGCGGCTGATCGCGGCGGGCGGTCCCTTTCCGTACCGCAAGGACGGCAGCACGTTCGGCAACCGCGAGGGCGTGCTGCCCCGGCGGTCGGGCGGGGGCTACCGTGAGTACACCGTGCCCACACCGGGCGAGGGGGACCGGGGGGCGCGCCGCATCGTCTGCGCGGCCGTGACACCCCCGGACGCCGAGTGCTACTACAGCGCCGACCACTACACCACCTTCAGGAGAATCCGCCCGTGA
- a CDS encoding class I SAM-dependent methyltransferase — MHWSHSFYERQDALTGCYRTPIHPFHTALAARVTAHRGQPGTLLDLGAGGGQFAVAAALAGHRVTALDLRQGAGEHTLELAAQHSTPVHTLTGDFYVADPGGPFDAVCCWDGFGIGEDDEQRHLISRVAGWLAVDGTAYVDVFTPWYWAHHAGFTRRTERYSQTYGFNADGCRMLDTYAPRGEAALTQSLRCYSPADLRLLLAGTGLMLAEVWPGGAYDPRAGVFHAEVSLGESMMYTAVLRPA, encoded by the coding sequence ATGCACTGGTCACACTCTTTTTACGAGCGGCAAGACGCCCTGACGGGGTGCTACCGCACGCCCATCCATCCCTTTCACACGGCCCTCGCGGCGCGCGTCACGGCGCACCGGGGCCAGCCAGGAACGCTGCTCGACCTCGGGGCGGGCGGCGGGCAGTTCGCGGTCGCCGCCGCGCTCGCTGGGCATAGGGTCACGGCCCTCGACCTGCGGCAGGGGGCGGGCGAACACACCCTCGAGCTGGCCGCGCAGCACAGCACTCCTGTTCACACGTTGACGGGAGATTTCTATGTGGCGGACCCCGGTGGCCCCTTCGATGCCGTGTGCTGCTGGGACGGCTTCGGCATCGGCGAGGACGACGAGCAGCGGCACCTGATCTCACGGGTAGCGGGGTGGCTCGCGGTGGACGGGACGGCGTATGTCGACGTGTTCACGCCGTGGTACTGGGCGCACCACGCGGGCTTCACCCGCCGGACCGAACGCTACAGCCAGACCTACGGCTTTAACGCGGACGGCTGCCGGATGCTCGACACGTACGCGCCGCGCGGGGAAGCGGCCTTGACCCAGTCGCTGCGCTGCTACAGCCCCGCCGACCTGCGGTTGCTGCTCGCGGGCACCGGGCTGATGCTGGCGGAGGTGTGGCCGGGCGGAGCCTACGACCCCCGGGCAGGCGTGTTCCACGCGGAGGTGTCACTGGGCGAGAGCATGATGTACACGGCGGTCCTGCGTCCCGCCTGA